The window ACGGTGGCGAAGGTGCCGCGTTCGACGGCGATCTCACGCGCCCGGGTAGGCCAGACCTGTTTGACGATGACCAGCGTCGGGGTAAACCCGCCGTCCTTCAGCGCCTTGGCGCTGCAGAGCAGTTCGTAATCTTGATGTTGGAAAGTTCTGGTGTCCATGCTGCCTTCTCGCCCCGAAAGCAGGAGTATGCGTCATTCGGGGGAGGGTCGGACAGATCCGAACCGCCGGCGCCCGGCACGCCGATGCCACGGTGCCGAACGCATGCAAACTCAGCGTGGCCGGTACGCCGGCTGCGACGGCGGTGGTGCACCGCGGTTCTCGATATGGCGGAACTTGATGCGGCCCTTGCTCAGGTCGTATGGGGAGAGTTCGAGCGACACCTTGTCGCCGGCCAGGATGCGGATCCTGTGCTTGCGCATGCGCCCGGCGGTATAGGCGACCAGGGAATGGCCGTTGTCCAGCGTCACGCGAAAACGCGCGTCGGGCAACACTTCGGCGACCACGCCGCTCATCTCGATCAGGTCTTCTTTGGCCATGAATTTCTTTCTGAAGTTGTTGTGTCTGCTGGAAGGTGGAACACGCCGCGCCGCTGGCTCAACAGGCCAGGCTCATGCGGGAGGCTGCGGGCTGGCGGGATTCGGAAACCCAGACCAGGCCTTGCTCACGGGCGTACAGGTGGGCGGCGTTCTCGGAAAAGAAGCTGCCCTTGAAACGCATGACGCGGTCGGTGGACGCGCTGCCCCGTCCGCTGCGGATGGAGACGCTGGCTGCGTATTGGCCGTCGGCAAGTTGCCTGGAGAACGGAGAGACGAGATATTTGCCGATGGCGATGGAATGGTTGTTAGCGTTCGATGTCAATGGATGCACAGCCGCGGTACTTGCCACGGCTCGGGAAGAAAACAAGGCATGCCCAATGCCAGGGTTCCCAGATTGCCGGCGCGGCCAGAGGCCGGGGCGGCGGTCGCCTGGCACTACAGCAGCAGGGCGAGGCGACAGAGGGAAGGTCGGGACCGCTGGGCGCCCGCCCCCAGCAAAACTGGGCGACTGGCGAAAAAATGGTCCACGCGATTACAGGGCTTGACTAGTGGTTCTGCTGCCGAGAACCGACTTCACGTTGAGAGGGTGAAGATCAGGAAAGTCGCAAACGCGATTGACGGATTCTATCACCCTCGGCTGGCCGGTCGATTTTCCCTGTCGGATTTCCCGACCAGCCGCCAGGGTCAGCTGCTGAACAAAAAGTTCATCACGTCGCCGTCCTTGACGACGTAATCCTTGCCTTCGGCGCGCATCTTGCCCGCGTCCTTCGCGCCCTGCTCGCCCTTGTTCGCGATGAAGTCGTCGAAGGCGATGGTCTGCGCGCGGATGTAGCCCTTTTCGAAGTCGGTGTGGATCACGCCGGCAGCCTGCGGGCCGGTGTCGCCGACATGGATCGTCCAGGCGCGCACTTCCTTTACGCCGGCCGTGAAATAGGTCTGCAGGCCGAGCAGCTTGTAGGCCGCGCGGATCAGCCGGTTCAGGCCGGGCTCGTCCTGGCCCAGCGCCTGCAGGAATTCGAGGCGGTCGGCATCGTCCATCTCCGACAGTTCGGCCTCGATCTTGGCGCAAATGGCCACCACCGGCGCGTTCTGCGCGGTGGCGAAGGCCGTCAGCCGGTCGAGCAGCGGGTTGTTCTCGAAACCGTCTTCCGACACGTTGGCCACGAACATCGCGGGCTTGGCGGTGATCAGGAAGAACTGCTTGAGCAGCGGCAGTTCCTCCTTGCTGAAGTCGAGCGTACGCACCGGCTTGGCCTCGTTGAGTGCGGCCTGGCATTTCTCGAGGATGGCCACCAGCTTGATCGACTCCTTGTCGCCCGAACGCGCGGTCTTGGTCACGCGGTGCAGCGCCTTCTCGACGGCGGCCAGATCGGCCAGGCAGAGCTCGGTCTGAATGACCTCGATGTCGGCGATCGGGTCGACCTTGCCGGCCACGTGGATCACGTTGTCGTCTTCGAAGCAGCGCACCACGTTGATGGTGGCGTCGGTTTCGCGGATGTGCGCCAGGAACTTGTTGCCCAGGCCTTCGCCCGTGCTGGCGCCCGCAACCAGCCCCGCGATGTCGACGAACTCGACGATGGCCGGCACGATGCGCTCGGGCTCGACGATGGCCGAGAGTTGCTGCAGCCGCGGATCGGGCACTTCGACCACGCCCACGTTGGGCTCGATGGTGCAAAAGGGGTAGTTTTCCGCCGCGATGCCGGCTTTGGTCAACGCGTTGAACAGGGTCGATTTACCGACATTGGGCAAGCCCACAATGCCACATTTCATGGGGAATCCTTCAGGAGCCAAACACTTCTCGGCCCGAGTCGGCGCACCGGGCAGCAGAGAAAAAAGGGAGACATGACCGCCGCGCGGACGCGGGGCGGTGCGAGGCCGCCATTGTAATGACCGCCCTCGCGGGCCGCGCCGGCTGGCGCAGCCGTTCCGTGGAAACTGGTCAGTCGAACCTGTAGTCGGCGGCGGCTTGCTGCCCGGTGCGCAGCTCGAAATCCACGCCGTCGACCACGATGGCGTTCATGCCGAAGGCGATGGCGCCGCCGACCACGGCCACCTGGCGATAGGCCTGCAGGGTGTCGCCGACTGCGGGGCCGCTGATGGCAGTGGCGGGGTCGATGTTGGGGATGGGGCAGCGGGGGCAGGGCTTGACCATCTTCAGTCGGGCATGGCCCTGGGCGGTGGCGATCAGCAGTTCGTCGAGCCGGTCTTCGTCGTGTGCGTCCAGTCCGGCGAGCACGATGTTGGGCCTGAAACGTTCGACGCCGACGGCAGTATGGCCCGCTTCCCGCAGGCGCTCGTTCAGCCCGTCGAGCGAGGCCTCACTCGTCACCAACACCGGGAAGCCGTCGCTGAACTGGTTCGGCGCCTCGATGCCACCGGTCCATTTCAGACTGGACAGGCGCCGGTGCTCGGGGTCGAAACGCACGAGGCGCAGCTTCTGCGGCGCGGCCACACGGCGGCCATCCGCGTCGGTGTTGAGGAAATCGCTGAACCACTGCGCGGCCACGTCGCCCATGTCGTAGGCCTTGACGGTGTCATCCCACACCGTTGCCGTCACCGCGCCTTCGACGGCGTCGAGCGCGAGGTGCAGCGCCAGCATGCCCGGCGCGCGCAACACCAGGTCGTGCTGGCGCAGTTGCGGCCGGATCAGCGCCATGCGCGGCAGTTCGCGCTGGCTCACGAAGCGCCCGGACGCATCGACCACCATCCAGGCGCGGTCGAATTCAAGCCCGGTCTCGGTGAGCAGCACGGCGTCGACCTCGACGCCTGCGCAGGACTTGATGGGGTAGACGAACAGGCGGGCGATCCGGGCCGAGACGTCCATCTCGGGCAAGGCGGCAGGAGTGTTCAAGGCGATTCCTTCATCGAGAGGCCGATTGTGCCCTCCCTCCTACAATCCATGGGATGAAACCCCAACGCTCATTGCTTCGCCTCGACGAGGCGCGTCAGTGCCTTCGGGCGGCCGGGCGCCACTGACATGGCCCAATCCTTCGACATTTGCATTCGCGGCGCCGGCATCGTCGGCCGCACGCTGGCCCTGCTGCTGGCGCGCGACCGGCTGCGCGTGGCCCTGGTGGCCCAAGCCGGGCCGGCGGAAGAAGCCGGCCACGCCGACGTGCGTGCCTATGCGCTGAACGCCGCGTCGCGCGGCCTGCTCGAGGCCCTGCGCTGCTGGCCGGACCCAGCGCACGCCACCGCGGTGACGGCGATGCAGGTGTTCGGCGACGACGGCGGCGAGGTCAACTTCCAGGCGCGTGCCCAGAAGACCGACGCGCTGGCCTGGATCGTCGACGTGCCCGCGCTGGAGGCCCGGCTGCGCGACGCCGTGCGCTACCAGCCGATGATCGAGGAAGTGACCACGCCGCCGCAGAAGGCTGCGCTCACCGTGGTCTGCGAAGGCCGGGCCAGCGCCACCCGGGCCGAATTCGGCGTGGACTTCGAAGCGACCCCTTATGCCCAGCAGGCCATCGCCACGCGGCTCAGCTGCCGCCTGCCGCACGGCCAGGTGGCTCGGCAGTGGTTTTCGAACGGCGAAATCCTGGCTTTTTTGCCGCTGGGCGGCGCCGAGGGGAACTCCGTGGCCGTGGTCTGGTCTGTCCATGCAACACGTGCGGCCGACCTGCTGGCGCTTTCCGATGAAGATTTTGCGCAGCAGTTGATGGCCGCAAGCCACGGTGCGCTGGGCGACTTGAAATTGGCCGGCATACGCGCGGCTTGGCCGCTGCAGCGCGCCCAGGCCAGGCGCTGGGTGGGCCGCACGCCGATGAGCTGGGCGCTGGCGGGTGACGCGGCGCACACCGTGCATCCGCTGGCGGGCCAGGGGCTGAATCTGGGCCTGGGGGACGCGGCCGAGCTGGCGCAGGTGCTGCATGCGCGGGAGTACTGGCGCAGCGTGGGCGACGAGAAACTGCTGCGCCGCTACGAACGGGCGCGCAAGGCCGCGCTGCTGGCGGTCGGCGGCGCCACCGACGGCTTGCAGCAATTGTTTGCGCGGCAGGAGCCCGCGCTCCAGGGCCTGCGCAACTGGGGCATGAAGGGCTTCGAGCACAGCGGCTGGGTCAAGGCCTGGGTCGCACGGCAAGCCATGGGCGCCGGGCGTTGAAGACATCGATTCGAGATCAAAGGACAAGCGAAATGAGAGCGACCAACACCTTCTTCCAGCGCGGCTTGCTGACCACCCTGGCGCTGACCTGCCTCGCCGCCACTGCGCAGGAAGCCACCATCCGCAAGAACCTGAAGGAACGCATCCCGCAGATGCCCGAGATCGAAGAGATCAGCAAGAGCCCGATTCCGGGCCTGTACGAGCTGCGCATGAACGGCGCCGACATCATGTACACCGATGCCGAGGGCAATTACCTGATCCAGGGCAACCTGATCGACACCAAGCTGCGCAAGAACCTCACCGAGGAGCGCATCGACAAACTCAGCGCCGTGGCCTTCGATGCGCTGCCGCTGAAGGATTCGTTCAAGATCGTTCGCGGCAACGGCAAACGCAAGATGGCGGTGTTCGAAGACCCGAACTGCGGCTATTGCAAGCGTTTCGAAGCCGAGATGGCCAAGGTGACCAACGTCACCATCCACCTGTTCCTCTACCCCATCCTCACGCCGGATTCGCACGTCAAGTCGAAGAACATCTGGTGTGCCAAGGACAAGGCCAAGGCCTGGACCGACTGGATGGCCCGGGAACTGGTCCCCGCGACGGCCGACTGCGACGACGCGGCCACCACGCGCAACGTGGAATTCGGCAAGAAGTACCGCATCACCGGCACGCCCACGCTGATCTTTGCCGACGGCTCGCGCGTGCCCGGCGCCATCAGCGCGCCGCAGGTCGAGAAATACCTGGCCGACGCCAGGAACTGACGCACGCCGATCCGGCTTGGGCCGGGTTGACGGGCCGCCGGCGCACGGGCGAGGCCGGCCTCCTGTATTCTTGAGCGCTCTATGCCGCACTCTTCCCAGCCCTCCTCCGCCCTCGCCTCCGGCCTGTCGCCGGCCATCAGCTACCGGGTCGAGGTGGCCGACCTCCATGCCCACCTGTTTCGCGTCAGCCTGACCATCGCCCAGCCGGCCGCGCTGCAGCGGGTGTCTTTGCCGGTGTGGATTCCGGGCAGCTACCTGGTGCGCGAATTCTCCAAGAACCTGCAGAACCTGCAGGCCCAGCAGAGCCGGCGCCGCGTTGCCAACCTGCAGCAGATCGACAAGAACACCTGGGACGTGGAAGCCCACACCGGCAAGGCGCTGGTGCTGAGCTACGAGGTGTATGCGCTGGACAACTCGGTGCGCACGGCCTGGCTCGACGCCGGCCGCGGCTTCTTCAACGGCACCAGCCTGTGCCTGCGCGTGCATGGCCAGGAGGCGGTGACGCACGGGCTCGAGATCGTGCCCGGCAAAGGCATCGAACATTGGTCGGTCGCCACCGGCTTGCAGGCCGCCCAGGTCGACGAACAAGGCTTCGGCCAGTACGAGGCGGCGAGCTATGACGAACTGGTCGACTGCCCGGTGGAGATGGGCACGTTCTGGAGCGGCGACTTCAAGGCCGGCGGTGTGCCGCACCGCTTCGTCGTGGCCGGCGCCCCGCCCTCCTTCGACGGCGCGCGCCTGCTGGCCGACACCCAGGCCATCTGCGAAGCGGAGATGCGTTTCTGGCACCAGCAGCAGGCAGCCACCGGCAAGCTCGCGCGCAAGCCGCCGCACGCGCGCTACGTGTTCATGCTCAACGCCGTGGACGACGGCTACGGCGGCCTGGAACACCTCAACTCGACCGCGCTGATCTGCAACCGCCGCGACCTGCCACGCCTGGCCGACTCCACCGCCGCGAATGGCCAGGCCGCGCGCCAGAGCGAGGGATACACCACCTTGCTCGGCCTGATCAGCCATGAATACTTCCACACCTGGAACGTCAAGCGGCTGCGGCCCGCCGAATTCACGCGCTACCACTACGACGCCGAACAGTACACGCAACTCCTGTGGTTCTTCGAAGGCTTCACCAGCTACTACGACGACCTGCTGCTGCGCCGCGCCGGCCTGCTGGACAACGCGGCCTACCTGAAGCTCTTGAACAAGACCATCAACCAGGTGATGCAGACGCCTGGCCGGCTCGTGCAGTCGGTGGCGCAGTCGAGCATGGATGCCTGGGTGAAGTACTACCGGCAGGACGAGAACACGCCCAATGCGACCGTGAGCTACTACACCAAGGGCGCCCTCGTCGCGCTGTGCTTCGACCTCACGCTGCGCGGCGAGGGCCGCACCACGCTCGACGAGGTGATGCGTGCCCTGTGGGTGCGCTGCCAGGCCGGGCCGATGTCCGAAGCCGACTTCGCGGCCGTGCTTGCCGAATTGTCCGGCCGCAGCTTCGATGCCGAAATCGAAGCCTGGGTGCATGCCAAGGGCGAGTTGCCGCTGAAGGATCTGCTGGCCGGCCACGGCGTTGCGGTGCATGAGGACGCCGCGCAACTCGCGCAGCGCCTGGGCCTGCGCGTGAACGAGAGCCAGGGTGTGACGGTCAAGATGGTGCTGCGCGGCGGCGCCGCCGAACAGGCCGGCTTCGCCGCGGGTGACGAATGGATCGGCGTCGAAACCCCCAGTGGTGGCTGGCGCCTGGGCAAGCTCGACGACCTGCCGCTCTACGCCGGCACCAGCCGCAGCTTGACGGCACTGGTGGCGCGCGACAAACGCCTCATCAAGCTGCCATTGACACTGCCAGCGCCGGCCAGCAGCATCACCTGGCGCCTGTCCATCGAAAACCCGCGCGCCGTGAGCGCCTGGCTCGAACCAGAAGCCGCCACGGTACGCTGATACTTTCCAACCAGAACCAGGAGATTCCCATGAGCGATGGCACCCACTTCGAGACGATCACCGTGCACACCGAAGCCGACAAGGTCGGCATCGTCACGCTGAACCGCCCCAAGCAACTCAACGCGCTGAACGACCAGCTCATGGACGAACTCGGCCAGGCGCTGCAGGCCTTCGACGCCGACCCCGCCATCGGCTGCATCGTGCTCACCGGCAGCGAGAAGGCCTTCGCCGCCGGCGCCGACATCGCCGCCATGGCCAAGTACAGCTTCGCCGACGTCTACAAGGGCGACTACATCACCCGGAACTGGGAGAGCATCCGCGGCATCCGCAAGCCGGTGATCGCCGCCGTGAGCGGCTTTGCGCTGGGCGGAGGCTGCGAACTGGCCATGATGTGCGACTTCATCATCGCCGCCGACAACGCCAGGTTCGGCCAGCCCGAAATCAAGCTCGGCGTGATCCCCGGCGCCGGCGGCACGCAGCGACTGCCACGGGCCGTGGGCAAATCCAAGGCCATGGACATGGCCCTTACCGGCCGCATGATGGACGCCGCCGAGGCCGAACGTGCCGGTCTGGTGAGCCGCGTGGTGCCATTCGACAAGCTGATGGACGAAGCGC of the Rhodoferax koreense genome contains:
- a CDS encoding M61 family metallopeptidase; this translates as MPHSSQPSSALASGLSPAISYRVEVADLHAHLFRVSLTIAQPAALQRVSLPVWIPGSYLVREFSKNLQNLQAQQSRRRVANLQQIDKNTWDVEAHTGKALVLSYEVYALDNSVRTAWLDAGRGFFNGTSLCLRVHGQEAVTHGLEIVPGKGIEHWSVATGLQAAQVDEQGFGQYEAASYDELVDCPVEMGTFWSGDFKAGGVPHRFVVAGAPPSFDGARLLADTQAICEAEMRFWHQQQAATGKLARKPPHARYVFMLNAVDDGYGGLEHLNSTALICNRRDLPRLADSTAANGQAARQSEGYTTLLGLISHEYFHTWNVKRLRPAEFTRYHYDAEQYTQLLWFFEGFTSYYDDLLLRRAGLLDNAAYLKLLNKTINQVMQTPGRLVQSVAQSSMDAWVKYYRQDENTPNATVSYYTKGALVALCFDLTLRGEGRTTLDEVMRALWVRCQAGPMSEADFAAVLAELSGRSFDAEIEAWVHAKGELPLKDLLAGHGVAVHEDAAQLAQRLGLRVNESQGVTVKMVLRGGAAEQAGFAAGDEWIGVETPSGGWRLGKLDDLPLYAGTSRSLTALVARDKRLIKLPLTLPAPASSITWRLSIENPRAVSAWLEPEAATVR
- the infA gene encoding translation initiation factor IF-1 → MAKEDLIEMSGVVAEVLPDARFRVTLDNGHSLVAYTAGRMRKHRIRILAGDKVSLELSPYDLSKGRIKFRHIENRGAPPPSQPAYRPR
- a CDS encoding FAD-dependent monooxygenase, with the protein product MAQSFDICIRGAGIVGRTLALLLARDRLRVALVAQAGPAEEAGHADVRAYALNAASRGLLEALRCWPDPAHATAVTAMQVFGDDGGEVNFQARAQKTDALAWIVDVPALEARLRDAVRYQPMIEEVTTPPQKAALTVVCEGRASATRAEFGVDFEATPYAQQAIATRLSCRLPHGQVARQWFSNGEILAFLPLGGAEGNSVAVVWSVHATRAADLLALSDEDFAQQLMAASHGALGDLKLAGIRAAWPLQRAQARRWVGRTPMSWALAGDAAHTVHPLAGQGLNLGLGDAAELAQVLHAREYWRSVGDEKLLRRYERARKAALLAVGGATDGLQQLFARQEPALQGLRNWGMKGFEHSGWVKAWVARQAMGAGR
- a CDS encoding MOSC domain-containing protein, producing the protein MDVSARIARLFVYPIKSCAGVEVDAVLLTETGLEFDRAWMVVDASGRFVSQRELPRMALIRPQLRQHDLVLRAPGMLALHLALDAVEGAVTATVWDDTVKAYDMGDVAAQWFSDFLNTDADGRRVAAPQKLRLVRFDPEHRRLSSLKWTGGIEAPNQFSDGFPVLVTSEASLDGLNERLREAGHTAVGVERFRPNIVLAGLDAHDEDRLDELLIATAQGHARLKMVKPCPRCPIPNIDPATAISGPAVGDTLQAYRQVAVVGGAIAFGMNAIVVDGVDFELRTGQQAAADYRFD
- a CDS encoding DsbC family protein, translated to MRATNTFFQRGLLTTLALTCLAATAQEATIRKNLKERIPQMPEIEEISKSPIPGLYELRMNGADIMYTDAEGNYLIQGNLIDTKLRKNLTEERIDKLSAVAFDALPLKDSFKIVRGNGKRKMAVFEDPNCGYCKRFEAEMAKVTNVTIHLFLYPILTPDSHVKSKNIWCAKDKAKAWTDWMARELVPATADCDDAATTRNVEFGKKYRITGTPTLIFADGSRVPGAISAPQVEKYLADARN
- a CDS encoding enoyl-CoA hydratase; protein product: MSDGTHFETITVHTEADKVGIVTLNRPKQLNALNDQLMDELGQALQAFDADPAIGCIVLTGSEKAFAAGADIAAMAKYSFADVYKGDYITRNWESIRGIRKPVIAAVSGFALGGGCELAMMCDFIIAADNARFGQPEIKLGVIPGAGGTQRLPRAVGKSKAMDMALTGRMMDAAEAERAGLVSRVVPFDKLMDEALGAALIISDFSRIAVMAAKESVNRAFESGLSDGVMFERRLFHSLFATADQKEGMDAFLTKRKAVFQHQ
- the ychF gene encoding redox-regulated ATPase YchF, translating into MKCGIVGLPNVGKSTLFNALTKAGIAAENYPFCTIEPNVGVVEVPDPRLQQLSAIVEPERIVPAIVEFVDIAGLVAGASTGEGLGNKFLAHIRETDATINVVRCFEDDNVIHVAGKVDPIADIEVIQTELCLADLAAVEKALHRVTKTARSGDKESIKLVAILEKCQAALNEAKPVRTLDFSKEELPLLKQFFLITAKPAMFVANVSEDGFENNPLLDRLTAFATAQNAPVVAICAKIEAELSEMDDADRLEFLQALGQDEPGLNRLIRAAYKLLGLQTYFTAGVKEVRAWTIHVGDTGPQAAGVIHTDFEKGYIRAQTIAFDDFIANKGEQGAKDAGKMRAEGKDYVVKDGDVMNFLFSS